The window TCGGATGATATAGGCGCGCATGCTCCTCAGCCCTTGATGGCGCCGCCGATTGCGTCGCTGGTGATGAACCGCTGCAGGAACAGGAACGCGACGATGACCGGAATGCTGACCAGGAAGGTGCCGGCGAACAGCAGCTCCCACTGGATGATGCGCTCGGTGGCGAACGAGTACAGCCGCAGCGAAAGCGGCACCTTGAACACGTCGCTGATGGTCAGCAGCGGGATCAGCAGGTCGTTGTAGATCGCCACCCCGCGCAGGATCAGCAGCGTGATGGTGACGGTGCCGAGCAGCGGCAGGTACACCGAAGCGAAGGTGCGCAGCAGGCCGCAGCCGTCGATGCGGGCGGCGTCCTCGAAGTCGCGCGGAATGGTCCTGATGTAGCCGGTGTACAGGAACACCGCGAACGGAATCGCGGTGGCGGTGTAGACCAGCGACGTTCCCACGTAGGTGTTCAGCAGCTCCAGGTCGCGCAGCAGCGACACCAGCGGGATCATCGCCAGGCCGAACGGCAGGGTGATCATCAGCACGAAGCCGACGTAGATGGCGCCCAGCAGCTTGCCTCCGACCACCGCGATGGCGTAGGCGGCGAGCGAAGCCAGGAACACCAGCAGCGTGCACGAGGTGGTCACGAAGATGAAGCTGTTCAGAAACGAGCGGGCGTACTTGATGTGCTTGAACGCCCGCACCACGTTGTCGGTGGTGAACTGCGCCGGCGTGATGGTGAGCGGATTCTGGTAGACGTACTTCTCTTCCTTGAATGCGTTGTTCAGGAAGTACCACACCGGGATGAACGTGATCAGGCAGAACAGGATCAGCACCGCGTTCGACAGCAGCCGCGAGCGGCGTCGATGCCCCGGCGCCGCCATCAGCCGTACACCTCCTCCCGCTTGCGGAACAGCTTCAGCAGGACGACCGCCGCGAGCACCGAGATGATCCCCAGGATCACCGCCATCGCCAGCCCGTAGTCGATGCGCAACTGGGCGAACGCGTACATGTAGACGCGCAGCGCGAGCGTCTCCGACAGGTAGCCGGGACCGCCTTCGG of the Spirochaetaceae bacterium genome contains:
- a CDS encoding carbohydrate ABC transporter permease — encoded protein: MAAPGHRRRSRLLSNAVLILFCLITFIPVWYFLNNAFKEEKYVYQNPLTITPAQFTTDNVVRAFKHIKYARSFLNSFIFVTTSCTLLVFLASLAAYAIAVVGGKLLGAIYVGFVLMITLPFGLAMIPLVSLLRDLELLNTYVGTSLVYTATAIPFAVFLYTGYIRTIPRDFEDAARIDGCGLLRTFASVYLPLLGTVTITLLILRGVAIYNDLLIPLLTISDVFKVPLSLRLYSFATERIIQWELLFAGTFLVSIPVIVAFLFLQRFITSDAIGGAIKG